DNA sequence from the Candida dubliniensis CD36 chromosome 5, complete sequence genome:
acaacagcaatagAAATCGAAATGtgggggggaggggggcATAGTGTATTAATGTTTCAAAAGTTAATAGAGAATTGCTTTACTGTAAGAAAGATATTATGATTTGGGGTGTATAACTGTGAAGTGAAGTGAAGTGAAGTGAAGTGAAGTGAATGTTTAGATAGAGTGAGATAGTGAGTGGGCAAAGGGtggttgatattgatattgataatgtttAATATATAACACggaattggaattgaagATGGCTCACAAAATGCACGAGATTTTTCTAACCaggaaagaaaaggaaaggaaaggaaaggagGGCGATGAtgttaatgaattgaaaatttcgtgtaacaattaattaagttcaaaaaaaacaaaaaaaagagtaaTTTGTCCTCTGTGGAGGGGAGGCAGAGGGGAGCCGCCACACGTCAAACCAGAAATTCAAGTGGGTGGTAGTAGATGTAGGAAAGAAACTACGGTGGTAGGAATAGTAGTTGTTTTTGTCCCGTGGtggatggatggatggatggatTGGCATGAGAGAATGGaataaaactaaagaaagacaacaacaacaacaacaacaacaacaacaacgacaacgACAGGGACTAACGcgttgttattgttttgtgcgcgtatataaataattagAAACGccaaaaagagaaaaagagaaaaagagaaaaaaagggaaaggAGAGAAAGAAGGGGAAAGAGAGAAAgggttgcaaaaaaaaaaaaaaaaaaagacagTAATTAATGTCGCGACTTCTTTTTGTCTATGTTATTCTTCGTTGTTGTCGCCGTTATTCGTGTCGTGTCGTGTCGTGTCGTTTCCTTTTAATGTTAATGAGGGGCGGTGGGCGATAGGGCGATGAACGATGGGGCGATGATGGGGAGACATTTTTTCTGGTgtgaaagaagaaaaaaaaaaaaaaaaaagagaattttTCGCGTATTctctttgttgtttgtttgaaCAATCAGaagcaaaagaaaaaagtaaaCAAACACTTTCTCTCCCcctttcaaatttttgatttagacgacattttcttttttttttttttttcaatcatttcACACACTccacatacatacatacacaTACTAGATTTGATTGTCTCTCTttaactaactaactaactaactaactaactaactaactaactagCCAATACAGTATacttataatatatatatatataattcaatttctttaattgatttttgccttttttcttttttttttttttgtttttcactATTCATTACATTATTCAGTTTTTGGTTGTCCAATTTCATTACATTCATtacattcattcattcGCTTTCATTTCTCTTGTTTAATACCCTTctccttccttccttccttccttaTCCTATATCCATATCCATTCCCTTTAGTTTGATTTCTATCTTCATTTGTTTTgcatttattattactatccTCCCCCCCCCAGTCTATTCgtttttgaattaaatatatatatatatatcctTCTATacttatcattatcatgGCAtctttacaacaacaacaacaccaacaaccCCTCAAAGTTAAATATGGTCCACCTCATCATATTAAACGTCGACCATATCATCCAATACTTGAATCATTAGAATTTCAATctaatcaacaattaattcaagaaTATTCTTctgatattattaatacttTATCTCATTTAGAATCACTTACATTAATTAATCCGGCCATGATTGATTTACAACCAGAAATTCAATGGTTTATGCGACCATTTTTATtagattttttaattgaattacattcatcatttaaattacaaccaacaacattatttttatgtcttaatattattgatagaTATTGTGCTAAAAGAATTGTTTTTAAACGtcattatcaattagtTGGTTGTACTGCTTTATGGATTGCTAGTAAATATGAAGATAAAAAACTGCGTGTACCAActttaaaagaattaactATAATGTGTCGTAATGCttatgatgaagaaatgtTTGTTCAAATGGAAATGCATATTTTAAGTACTTTAGATTGGTCAATTGGTCATCCAACTTTAGAAGATTGTCTACAATTAGCCATCGATctgaataatttttcaaacaacaatgctactaccactaccactactaaTCGAAAATCAAGTATATCATCAGCTGTAACTGCTGTGGCTAGATTTCTTTGTGAATTATCTTTAtatgataaatattttttatcGGTATCTCCATCATTAATTGCTATTACAGCTAATTTATTAAGTTGTTCAATGTTACAAATTCCTCATGCTTCAATaactttaaaaaatttaattgaacaagaaattattaatcctcaaaaaatacaaatacaaagacaaaagcaacaaaaacaacaacaacgacaagaacaacaaaaaaaagcaaaagttACTCCAAATTATattcatcataatcaattgGATGCAAGACATTCCAgtattgatgaagatataGATTTAGATAGTGaggaagatgatgaagatgacgattatattgatgaattttatgaaacaaattattataataataataatgatgatactAATATAACTActtttgatgaagatataaataattccaccaatatcattaatgatgaaaatcAACCACCAAAAATTCATACCCCATTTTTAAGTGGATTAGATGAAgattcaatattatcaattaaaaaaatatgtttAATGTTGATTATTCAATTAAGTAAAGTTACTGAAGTATTATCgaaaaaatatgaaaatttaGGAGTTATTCAagttattaataatttccattcaaattataaatttataattcaatcaatttatgaaaatcaagaattattattaaattctttaattaatgatacCAATACTAACAATGGTAAtgttaatgaaattgattataaattgattcaatcaAGTGAAATATTGTTACAATTTCctaaatttgatgaatatcttactgaagatgaagatgaaaatgtttccactgatgatgaagatgatacAAATGAATCTCAAGGTTATAATGACAatactactaataataataatcaattatttacTCCTAAATCTCCAAAtgttttttcatcaaattcatcattaactttaaacaataataatcaacatcctcaatttcaatcaatGGTTCCAATAACTCCACCTTCAGCAACTTCAcaatattcattattttctaataaaaataatcgAATTCATGAATCTACTAGTGGATTAAATTCTACTTGTAATACTCCAACTcatatttcaattaattcatttgcTCCTCctcaaccaccaccaggatcaatattaaaaccaaaattaacttcaactaataataataataata
Encoded proteins:
- the CLN1 gene encoding G1/S-specific cyclin, putative (In C. albicans: required for maintenance (not initiation) of hyphal growth); this encodes MASLQQQQHQQPLKVKYGPPHHIKRRPYHPILESLEFQSNQQLIQEYSSDIINTLSHLESLTLINPAMIDLQPEIQWFMRPFLLDFLIELHSSFKLQPTTLFLCLNIIDRYCAKRIVFKRHYQLVGCTALWIASKYEDKKSRVPTLKELTIMCRNAYDEEMFVQMEMHILSTLDWSIGHPTLEDCLQLAIDSNNFSNNNATTTTTTNRKSSISSAVTAVARFLCELSLYDKYFLSVSPSLIAITANLLSCSMLQIPHASITLKNLIEQEIINPQKIQIQRQKQQKQQQRQEQQKKAKVTPNYIHHNQLDARHSSIDEDIDLDSEEDDEDDDYIDEFYETNYYNNNNDDTNITTFDEDINNSTNIINDENQPPKIHTPFLSGLDEDSILSIKKICLMLIIQLSKVTEVLSKKYENLGVIQVINNFHSNYKFIIQSIYENQELLLNSLINDTNTNNGNVNEIDYKLIQSSEILLQFPKFDEYLTEDEDENVSTDDEDDTNESQGYNDNTTNNNNQLFTPKSPNVFSSNSSLTLNNNNQHPQFQSMVPITPPSATSQYSLFSNKNNRIHESTSGLNSTCNTPTHISINSFAPPQPPPGSILKPKLTSTNNNNNNNNNNNNSTNNSSSNLKIKKLTINNNSSNISIKQEKRYSHISIGSNNSNNSTSNISNISNISKYDGFSPIKSISTNGSFTNITTSSSSPLMNQYHQQQQQQQMNQSSIYQQHNYH